The following is a genomic window from Hymenobacter sp. APR13.
CTTCGGAATTCATGCGGCAAAGGTAGAGCCGCCGGCGTTGGGCTACGGTGCCAGCGGTACCAACCTGAACAGCAACACTTGAAATCCGGCCGCGCCACGCGCAAACTCGTGGCTGATGAGGCGGTACAGGCCTTCGTAGCGGATTGCCTCCCGGCCTTCATGCGTCACGCGCTGGAATACCCGCACCGGCAGGCCGGTTTCCTGGCTGCGGCGCAGGGCCAGATTGCGGCCGGTCATTTCCTGATTGGTGGTCTGGCGTCCTGACTTCATGTCGCGGCCGCCGCTGCCGGAATAGATGATTTCGTCTTCCCCGAACAGGTCGTCTTCGTAAGCTCCGGCTAGCACAATAGAATCGGCGCCTTCCGCTTGGCTGCCACTTACGCCCGCCCGGCGCGGCCGGTGCAGCCCGCGCAAGCTCAACTCCAGCCGATTATCGAACAGGTCGCCGGGCCGGTACGTGCCGATGTGGCCGAATATGCGCATAGTGTGAGGGGAGGATGAGTGAGTGAAGGAGTGAACCCGTCATGCAGAGGCGCAGCCGAAGCATCTCGCCAAGATGGTGACTTTACCACACTGGCGAGATGCTTCGGCTGCGCCTATGCATGACGGGTTTATTTACTCCGGCACGTACTGCAGCACGCTCAGATTATCATCCGTGAGCACCTCGTTGGCCATTTCCAGCAGCTCGGAGGACGTAATGGCGCGTATCCGGTCGAAGATTTCGTTGATGGACTCCACGCGGCCCAGGTCGAGGGTGCTTTTGGCCAGCAGCTGCATCATGCCGCCGTTGCTTTCCTCGGCCATGGCCATCTGGCCCATCAGCTGCTCTTTGGTGGTGTGCAGCTGCGCCGTGCCCAGCGCCTGCTCGCGCAGCCGCTTCAGCTCCTTCTGCACCAGCGAAACGGTACGGTTCACCTGCTTCTTCTCGGTGCCGAAGTAGATGCCGAACAGGCCCGTGTCGGTGTAAGGCGAGTAGGTGGAGTCGATGGTGTAGACCAGGCCGTACTTCTCGCGCACCGCCAGATTGAGGCGGGAGTTCATGCCGGGGCCGCCCAGCAGGTTATTGAGCAGGAAAAACGGAATCCGGCGCGGGTCTTCGATGGCGTAGGCGGGCCCGCCAATAAGGCAGTGGGCCTGCGTGATGGGCTTGCGCTCCAGCTGGTTTACGCGCTGGTAGCCGCTGAACGGCGTGCGGGGCCGGGCGCCCAGCTGCGCCGGCAGCGGCGCCAGGTACTTGTCGGCCAGGCGCTTCACTTCCGAAAACGGCAGGTTGCTGACGGTGCTGAACACCAGCCGGTCGGTGCGCACGTTCTCTTTCAGAAACTGCTGGAAATCGGCCTGCTGGAAGCTGCTGACACTCTCGCGGGTGCCCAGGATGTTGTGGCCCAGCGCGTGCTTGGCGAATACCACGTCGTCGAAGTCGTCGATGATGGCGTCTTCGGGGGCGTCCTGGTACATGCTCATTTCCTCCAGAATCACGCCGCGCTCCTTCTCAATCTCCTTTTCCGGAAACACCGAGTTGAACGTCAGGTCGGTCAGCAACTCGAAGGCCCGCTCGAAGTGGGTGCTGAGCAGGGAGGCGTAGAAGCAGATTTTCTCCTTGGTGGTGTAGGCGTTCAGCTCGCCGCCCACGGTTTCGAGGCGGTTGAGGATGTGGAAGCTTTTGCGCTTCTCGGTGCCTTTGAAGGCCATATGCTCCCAGAAGTGCGCCAGGCCCTGCTGGGCCGGCTTCTCGTCGCGGGAGCCAATGTCGAGCAGAAAGCCCAGGTGCGCTATTTTGGTGTGTACTACTTGTTTATGCAAAACCCGGATGCCGTTCGGCAACTCGTACAGGTCGTAATCAGACATTGCGTAGGGGCTTGGGGTAGGGGGCGCCGGAACTGAAATAGTGTGCCCCGGCCCTGTATAACCACGCCAGAGCGTAGCTGGTTGCAAAGGTACGACAGGCAACAGGCAGGACCGCCATGCCAAGGGGACGCTGATGCATTTGGCGGGCTGACGTTCAGAATACCAGTACCACTCCAGCATCAGCACGCGAGATGCTTAGGCTGCGCCTCTGCATGACGTCCTTTTACCTCATCACCTCATCACCTCATCACCAGGAATCACCCTTTCCCCACCTGCTCCGCCTCAGCCAGGGCCCCTAACAGCTGCCGCGTCTCGATGCCGTAGGCACATTGGAAGTGGCCCAGCGGGCACTTGGCGTAGCCGTGCAGGCCACAGGGGCGGCAGTCCAGGTCGCCCTCAATTTCCACCACCCGCGAAAATGGGCTGAGCGGCCCGAACCCGAAAAACGGCACCGTGGAGCAATACACGGCGCAGGTAGGCGCGCCCACCGCCGAGCACAGATGCATGGGCGCCGAGTCGTTGACGTAGTTGAGCACGGCCCCACGCATGAGGGCCGCCGAGGCCAGCAAGCTCAGCTTTCCGGCCAGGTTCAGCGTTTTTTCGCGGCCGCTGGCGGCCAGCAGGGCCTCGCAGGCGGCCACGTCGGGCGGGCCGCCGAGCAGGTACACCGTGTAGTGCGCCGGCAGGGCCGCCAGCAGCTTCAGCCACTGCTCCTGCGGAAACTGCTTGGTAAACCACACCGACGTAGGCGCAATGCACAGATAAGGACCCACGGCCGCAAATGGGGCGGCGGCGGCTTCAGCGGCGGCGGTAGGGTAGAGGCGTGGGGCCGGAACGGGGCCATCATAGGCGGGGTCGAGCAGGTGCAGGTTGCGCGACACCTCGTGCACCCCGGCCCCGATGATGTGCGGCACGGCCCGCGTGAAGCCCCGGGCCAGCGGGTTCTTGTCGAAGCCGATGCGTTCCGGCGCGCCGGAGAAGGCCGTCAGGAAACCGGTGGAGGCAAAGCGCTGCAGCGTGATGACGCGGCCGTAGTTGCCTGCCCGAATCTGCTGCAGCAGGCGCCATAGGCCGCGGTACTTGTCCTGCTTCTTGTCCCAGACCAGCACCTGCCGCACGTGCGGATGGTGCTGCACCAGGCCCTCGTTGCCCTTGCGCACCAGAAAGTCTACGGGCGTGCCGGGCTCCGTGCGGTGCAGGTGCTCCAGCAGCGCCGTGGCCAGAATTACGTCGCCGATGAAGGCGGTTTGGATGAGCAGCAGGGGCCGGGGCAGGGCTTCGGGCATCAGGGCAGCAGGAGGCATGCGAGGAAAGTGGGTTGCAATGATACGCAACTGCCCGGTGGTCTGGATCTGAAAAGTCCTGGCCCGATGGCCCGAGCCAGCTCCCGGCATTCTCCTAACTTGCAGCCGGCGCGCCCCGGCCGCGTCCTTCTGTCTTTACCACCCAAGCCCCGCCCCATGCGCTACGGTTCCATTGCCCCCGAGCTGTTCATCGAAAACCGCCGCCGTTTCCGCGAGCTGCTGCCGCCGGCCTCGCTGGCCATCTTCCACTCCAACGACGTGATGCCGACCAACGCCGACGGCACCATGGCTTTCCGCCAGAACAACGACCTGTTCTACTTGGCCGGCGTCGATCAGGAGGAAAGCATCCTCGTTATTTTCCCCGATGCGGTGCTGCCGCAGTACCGCGAAATCCTGTTTCTGAAGGAAACCTCCGAGCACATTCTGGTGTGGGAAGGCTACAAGCTGACCAAGGAGCAGGCCCGCGAACAAACCGGCGTGCGCACCATCATGTGGCTCGACTCCTTTAAGAGTGTGCTACCGGCCCTCATGAACGAGGCCGAAAACGTGTACCTCAACTCCAACGAGCACATCCGGGCCACGGTGGAGGTGCAAACCCGCGACGCCCGCTTCATTAAGGAGTTGCGCGAGGCCTACCCGCTGCACCAGTACCGCCGCGCCGCCCGCCTGCTGCACCAGCTGCGCGCCATTAAGAGCCCCGAGGAAATCCGGCTGATGCAAAAGGCCGCCGACATCACCGGCGACGCCTTCCGCCGCCTGCTCGGCTTCGTGAAGCCCGGCGTGATGGAATATGAGATTGAAGCTGAAATCTTCCACGAATTTCTACGCCAGGGCTCGCGCGGGCCGGCTTACGGCAGCATCATCGCCTCGGGCGCCAACGCCTGCATCCTGCATTACGTCTCGAACGACCGGGAATGCAAGGATGGCGACGTCATGCTGCTCGACTTCGGGGCCGAGTACGCCAACTACGCCGCCGACCTCTCGCGCAGCATCCCCATCAACGGCACCTTCACCAAGCGCCAGCGCGACGTGTACGAAGCCGTGCTGCGGGTAATGAAGTTTGCCACCAGCCGTCTGGTGCCGGGCGGCAACATTGAAGAGTACCACGCCGCCGTGGGCCAGTTTATGGAGGAGCAGTTGATCGGGCTAGACCTGCTGAACGCCTCCGACGTGAAGAACCAGGACCCCGGCGCACCGCTCTACAAAAAGTACTTTATGCACGGCACCAGCCACTATCTCGGCCTTGACGTG
Proteins encoded in this region:
- a CDS encoding YDG/SRA domain-containing protein, which gives rise to MRIFGHIGTYRPGDLFDNRLELSLRGLHRPRRAGVSGSQAEGADSIVLAGAYEDDLFGEDEIIYSGSGGRDMKSGRQTTNQEMTGRNLALRRSQETGLPVRVFQRVTHEGREAIRYEGLYRLISHEFARGAAGFQVLLFRLVPLAP
- a CDS encoding M16 family metallopeptidase; translated protein: MSDYDLYELPNGIRVLHKQVVHTKIAHLGFLLDIGSRDEKPAQQGLAHFWEHMAFKGTEKRKSFHILNRLETVGGELNAYTTKEKICFYASLLSTHFERAFELLTDLTFNSVFPEKEIEKERGVILEEMSMYQDAPEDAIIDDFDDVVFAKHALGHNILGTRESVSSFQQADFQQFLKENVRTDRLVFSTVSNLPFSEVKRLADKYLAPLPAQLGARPRTPFSGYQRVNQLERKPITQAHCLIGGPAYAIEDPRRIPFFLLNNLLGGPGMNSRLNLAVREKYGLVYTIDSTYSPYTDTGLFGIYFGTEKKQVNRTVSLVQKELKRLREQALGTAQLHTTKEQLMGQMAMAEESNGGMMQLLAKSTLDLGRVESINEIFDRIRAITSSELLEMANEVLTDDNLSVLQYVPE
- a CDS encoding glycosyltransferase family 9 protein gives rise to the protein MPPAALMPEALPRPLLLIQTAFIGDVILATALLEHLHRTEPGTPVDFLVRKGNEGLVQHHPHVRQVLVWDKKQDKYRGLWRLLQQIRAGNYGRVITLQRFASTGFLTAFSGAPERIGFDKNPLARGFTRAVPHIIGAGVHEVSRNLHLLDPAYDGPVPAPRLYPTAAAEAAAAPFAAVGPYLCIAPTSVWFTKQFPQEQWLKLLAALPAHYTVYLLGGPPDVAACEALLAASGREKTLNLAGKLSLLASAALMRGAVLNYVNDSAPMHLCSAVGAPTCAVYCSTVPFFGFGPLSPFSRVVEIEGDLDCRPCGLHGYAKCPLGHFQCAYGIETRQLLGALAEAEQVGKG
- a CDS encoding aminopeptidase P N-terminal domain-containing protein, whose protein sequence is MRYGSIAPELFIENRRRFRELLPPASLAIFHSNDVMPTNADGTMAFRQNNDLFYLAGVDQEESILVIFPDAVLPQYREILFLKETSEHILVWEGYKLTKEQAREQTGVRTIMWLDSFKSVLPALMNEAENVYLNSNEHIRATVEVQTRDARFIKELREAYPLHQYRRAARLLHQLRAIKSPEEIRLMQKAADITGDAFRRLLGFVKPGVMEYEIEAEIFHEFLRQGSRGPAYGSIIASGANACILHYVSNDRECKDGDVMLLDFGAEYANYAADLSRSIPINGTFTKRQRDVYEAVLRVMKFATSRLVPGGNIEEYHAAVGQFMEEQLIGLDLLNASDVKNQDPGAPLYKKYFMHGTSHYLGLDVHDVGFKYRTFEPGMVYTCEPGIYIREEGLGIRLENDILITKTGNDDLMKNIPLELADIERLMAAAR